The genomic window acacacacacacacacactaacagtcaCACTAATCCTCAAGTCCATCTTTCCCAAAAAGAGGACTAGTACAGCATCAGATTGCAGGAGGGAGGTTTGGAAAGCCTTTATAAAGCTGGCTTCCTTTCCACATTCCCATGCCTGTAGTCTGCACCAATACAACACCAGTGCTCTATTACATTACACTCTTAGGCACTACAAGATGACTACAACATTGACACATTTCATTGTAAAACCGTCTCTTAACATGTCAGAGATATAAGACGCACTAGCAACAATTGATTAGTACCGTTTTTATTTTACTGTTTTGTTATTATCTTCCTGTGATCTAACAAGCCTCCAAATGCATCAACAGTTTCTCCCTGAAGATGTGTAATAGGACTGTTTAACTTTAACTACTTTACTAATTagagtttaagtgtgtgtgtttgtgtggaggggtgggtggagttCATAATGAGTCCTAAGGGTCGGTTTGTTTGGGCCCAACAAACATCCTAATTACAACCTTTTTCACAATAACACCTCACTGCAAGGACTACGCTAACCTGCGCTAACGTTTTTAACATGCAGTGTGGTTGACAAAGCGTTCCCTAACATGTCGGGGTCGCACAGTCACAAAGTGCTGTGTTTCTACATGAGTAAGTGGGTGTCTGACTGGGTTATGTCTGTGCTATACAAGCAcgggtttgcgtgtgtgtgcgtctgtgttgaTAGTGCTGTAGGTGTTGGGCGTAATGGCTCATCATGTGAGACGAACACCTCGGGGATCCAGCCTGCAGTCTCTGAAGTGATAGGTTAATAGGACAGTTTCAACATAAACACTCTTTACTGCCTAATTAAAAACCTATTACAGATCACAGGCCGCTCATGACCCGtctagcgcacacacacacacacacatatcctcaaacacacacacatccgcaaaCACTTAGAATAAACACAGAGTCATCCTAATGAGCTCGCCTCCATTTCACACTCCCTCTAAGCTTTCCCAATTAGCAGTAAAATGGATTTGAGGCCTACTGAGGTCTATTGAAGTTCATATCTGCTCTAACGAAGCCCGGCGCCTGCTCTTCTCAAAGACAACAGCTGCCTCTGGATTCTGTCCAAGTGGCTGTCCAGCACCTTTGATGAATCTCATGATGAATCATAACCCTGGTAGCTTTGAGAAGTCGTTGGCCCTGTAAGTGCTCTTCATTTTCGCACCTTTATTGAAAAAGGTTTTTTTAGTCATTCAGACACTGTTGAAGGGAGAAACTTGACCTTGAGGATTCCTCTGAGTTTCTGCTGACTCTGTCAGTGTGCTGGACAGAGTCAGACCGCTGGGAAATCCACCAATTACCTCAGCTCTAATCTGATGAGCCagaaccaccaccaccccatagTCTCACGTCTGTCAGTTTGTTAACTCActcgtgtctgtctgtctgtctgtctgtcgatctatctgtctctctgtccatcacacctgtttttaaaatgttttacaatgtgACATGTTTGCTTAACCAGGCTCAAAATATTAAAATGATATCACTCACTCGTGTACAAACacgcatatttacatttacatttagcagacgctcttatccagagcgacttacagtaagtacagggacatttccccgaggcaagtagggtgaagtgccttgcccaaggacacaacatcagttggcatgaccgggaatcgaactggcaaccttcggattactagtccgactccctcaccgctcagccaccgctcagccacctgactcccccataTCATCACAACACCAATCCCAAAACACAATTTAACTGTAGATTCATGTTTTCATAATTATCATCTTTAAGGATGATGTTAATCCAGACGGAGTTAATTTGTAAGAAGTCATTACGAACTCAACAACATCCACTGCAAAAAAATGGGTTGGTCTAAAAAGACCAATAGCTACCTGACTTCCCTTTAAATGTGCGTCGCTGAGACACAACATCTGAGCTCTCACAGAGAGTATACAGCACACTGCCAAGGAAGATATTTCATTTTTCTCAggtctcatccacacacacataccacaaacacttacacacaccatccacacccatacacataccacacacttacacacacacacacacacacacatacatacatacagtaagaATATATCTGTGTCTATGTGGCTTAGCGTGTGATTGAAACGTTTTGTCTTTGAATCCATTAACCTTAAttttcttctcccttcctcaaGTTTGTGTGTGATCCTGGAGGCATGAACAGCACCCAGGTCCCGGTCGCTTACTTCATCATCCAGGGTCTGGACAGTCTGGGAGACATACAGACCGCCCTGTTTGTCATTTTCCTGGTGGCCTACATCATCATCCTCGGAGGCAACAGCATGATCATCTTCCTGGTACGCACACAGAAGATTATATTTATGAATGATATTGCTAAGAAGCTTTGACACAGGCAGATGTTTGACATTTTAGTCTGTTTTTACAAGAGTCTGTTTTTACTAGCCAAAcaagtgtgtttttttctgcCTCAATCATTTATGGAAAGGAGAAAACGATGTATTTACAGTACAATGTACACACTGTTTTGATGTTGACATTAATCCAGGGCCTCTGGGTCGAATATTATGTGTCGTTCTGGGTACACATCTCAAATGTCTTCCTAGGTGCGGACCGACCCTAAACTCAGCTCCCCCATGTACTTCTTCCTGCACAACCTGTCCTTCGTGGACATGGTCTACACCTCCATAACCATCCCCAGCATGCTGTCGGGGTTCCTGACTGAAAACAAAACCATCTCTGTCCCCGCCTGCTTCCTGCAGATGTACTTCTTCATTCAGATGGCCGTGACCGGCCGCGCTCTGTTGACCGTCATGGCGTACGACCGCTACGTGGCGATCTGCGACCCACTACGCTACACCGCCACCATGACGAGCACCGTAcgcgtcctcctcgtcctcggggCGTGGACGTTCGGCGCCCTCTGCACCCTCCCCGCTGTGACCATGGCGACCCAGAGGTTCTACTGCGGTCCCAACGTGGTGTTCCACTTGTGGTGCGACCCGTCGTCCGTCCGGGTGCTGGTGTGTGGGAACACGAGTGTGGACAGCCTTGTGTCTCTGAGTTCGGCCCTGGTGGCTCTGATCGGGACTGGGGTACTCATCCTCGCGTCTTACGTCCTGATCGGAGTGGCGGTGGCCAGGATGGCGGCCTCTCAGCGATGGAAGGCGTTCACCACCTGTGCTGCTCACCTGACGGTGGTGTTCCTTTCCTACGGCTCTGCCTCCTTCGTTTACAT from Osmerus eperlanus chromosome 19, fOsmEpe2.1, whole genome shotgun sequence includes these protein-coding regions:
- the LOC134040072 gene encoding olfactory receptor 5J3-like, whose product is MNSTQVPVAYFIIQGLDSLGDIQTALFVIFLVAYIIILGGNSMIIFLVRTDPKLSSPMYFFLHNLSFVDMVYTSITIPSMLSGFLTENKTISVPACFLQMYFFIQMAVTGRALLTVMAYDRYVAICDPLRYTATMTSTVRVLLVLGAWTFGALCTLPAVTMATQRFYCGPNVVFHLWCDPSSVRVLVCGNTSVDSLVSLSSALVALIGTGVLILASYVLIGVAVARMAASQRWKAFTTCAAHLTVVFLSYGSASFVYISYRVGNFSPEVRIIVAMIYSALTPLLNPIIYSLRNKELRDAVRRSLCRLRTVTPKSIRTVNTLS